The following are encoded together in the Xanthomonas vesicatoria ATCC 35937 genome:
- a CDS encoding BatA domain-containing protein codes for MNLLLLFPAGLAALAALLLPLLIHLARRSEHRPTDFAALRWLRAVPRPRHRVRLDELPLLLVRLLLLAALALLLAEPALRASQDARPRIAVSPGVDLAAARALPQPKDAQWVWLAPGFAPIDAEADTATSNGAQADKPQPVASLLRELDASLPTDAPLSVIVPAQWGVVDAQRVQLSRAVRWQVLPGASPVAATPAGMPLRLQAIADDRAAPALRYLRAVHAAWALPGNLPVDAPADAVPARWAPGTVVAWLAPTAPPASVLAWVAAGGQLLMDARTPVPPTLAAALQPVLELHGQPALDATAFGRGRLLRWAAPLQPHQLPALLDAEFPTRLHAALQPPAIPQRALAQTLQPQRGGAIRLGTPPWLLAPWLIGAVLLLFALERWLATAPRRSSAA; via the coding sequence ATGAATCTGCTGTTGCTGTTCCCCGCCGGGCTGGCGGCATTGGCCGCGCTGCTGCTGCCGCTGCTGATCCATCTGGCGCGGCGCAGCGAGCACCGGCCCACCGACTTTGCGGCGCTGCGCTGGTTGCGTGCGGTGCCGCGCCCACGCCACCGCGTGCGCCTGGACGAGCTGCCACTGCTGCTGGTGCGCCTGCTGCTGCTGGCCGCGTTGGCGCTGCTGCTGGCCGAGCCGGCGTTGCGCGCATCGCAGGATGCACGCCCGCGCATCGCGGTGAGCCCGGGCGTGGACCTGGCCGCGGCACGCGCGCTGCCGCAGCCCAAGGATGCGCAGTGGGTGTGGCTGGCACCTGGCTTTGCACCGATCGACGCCGAGGCTGATACCGCCACCAGCAACGGTGCGCAGGCCGACAAGCCGCAGCCGGTTGCCAGCCTGCTGCGCGAACTCGATGCCAGCCTGCCCACAGACGCGCCGCTCAGCGTGATCGTGCCCGCGCAATGGGGCGTGGTGGATGCGCAGCGGGTGCAGTTGTCGCGTGCAGTGCGGTGGCAAGTGCTACCCGGTGCATCGCCAGTGGCCGCCACGCCTGCCGGCATGCCGCTACGCCTGCAGGCGATTGCCGACGACCGCGCCGCACCGGCGCTGCGCTATCTCCGCGCGGTGCATGCCGCCTGGGCGCTGCCGGGTAATTTGCCGGTGGACGCGCCTGCCGACGCCGTGCCGGCGCGTTGGGCACCCGGCACGGTGGTGGCGTGGCTGGCGCCCACCGCCCCGCCCGCGTCGGTGCTGGCCTGGGTTGCGGCCGGTGGCCAGCTGCTGATGGATGCGCGCACGCCGGTGCCGCCCACACTCGCCGCCGCGCTGCAGCCCGTGCTTGAACTACATGGGCAGCCTGCACTCGACGCCACCGCATTCGGGCGCGGGCGCCTGCTGCGCTGGGCCGCGCCACTACAGCCGCATCAGCTGCCGGCGCTGTTGGATGCCGAGTTCCCCACCCGCCTGCACGCTGCGCTGCAACCACCAGCCATCCCGCAACGCGCCCTGGCGCAGACCCTGCAACCGCAGCGCGGCGGCGCGATCCGGCTGGGCACACCGCCGTGGCTGCTGGCGCCGTGGCTGATCGGTGCGGTGTTGCTGCTGTTTGCGCTCGAGCGTTGGCTGGCCACCGCCCCGCGCCGGAGCAGCGCGGCATGA
- a CDS encoding DUF58 domain-containing protein: MHSPLPTLIPADVRSRLRGLQLRARQAQGGHGIGQHASRSRGAGLEFAQYRAYEPGDALRQIDWKLYARSDRFFVREAERESPLTLWLLLDATASAGQADSARPEHTRLHTMATLAACAAEVALQQGDRVGLYALHGGGLVSVPAGVGSRQRDRLWLALHGLRAGGRWPGLEAVRPLWERIAAHDLLLSIGDGFDEELASALEKFAAARREVLQLQVLTCDERDFQFSGGHRFRDPETGEELLGDGAAMRDDYLQRFAAAQRARQARWQAAGIAHAVHYLDAPADVALRQLFGQGAPR; this comes from the coding sequence GTGCACTCACCGCTGCCGACCCTGATTCCCGCCGATGTACGCAGCCGCCTGCGCGGCTTGCAGCTACGTGCGCGTCAGGCGCAGGGCGGGCACGGGATCGGCCAGCACGCCAGCCGCAGCCGCGGCGCCGGGCTGGAGTTTGCGCAGTACCGCGCCTACGAGCCGGGCGATGCGCTGCGCCAGATCGACTGGAAGCTCTACGCACGCTCGGACCGGTTCTTCGTGCGCGAAGCCGAGCGCGAAAGCCCGCTGACGCTGTGGCTGTTGCTCGATGCCACCGCATCGGCCGGGCAGGCCGACAGCGCGCGGCCGGAACACACGCGTTTGCACACGATGGCGACGCTGGCCGCCTGCGCTGCCGAAGTGGCGCTGCAGCAGGGCGACCGGGTCGGCTTGTATGCACTGCATGGCGGTGGCTTGGTCTCAGTGCCGGCCGGTGTCGGCAGCCGTCAGCGCGACCGTCTTTGGCTGGCTTTGCATGGCCTACGCGCCGGCGGCCGGTGGCCAGGGCTGGAGGCAGTGCGACCGTTGTGGGAACGCATCGCCGCGCACGATCTGCTGCTGTCCATCGGCGACGGGTTCGATGAAGAACTGGCGAGCGCATTGGAAAAATTCGCCGCCGCGCGCCGTGAAGTGCTGCAGCTGCAGGTGCTCACCTGCGACGAACGCGATTTTCAATTCAGCGGCGGGCACCGCTTCCGCGACCCGGAAACCGGCGAAGAACTGCTCGGCGATGGCGCGGCCATGCGCGACGATTATCTGCAGCGCTTCGCTGCCGCCCAGCGCGCGCGGCAGGCGCGTTGGCAAGCGGCCGGCATTGCGCATGCCGTGCACTACCTGGATGCGCCGGCCGATGTCGCCCTGCGCCAGTTGTTCGGTCAGGGTGCGCCTCGATGA
- a CDS encoding DUF4159 domain-containing protein: MTESRESGLGNREWESGASSSRPDGFPAHPVPGLHALAAPATRRHFLGLLLGSVAALALPRQARAAGNYDFWFTRLRYDSGDWDVDARMPSNLITSLIDYTQLRVDPQEHVLDLADPRMLQAPFCYLAGHKLVEFNPAERRNFEHYVRNGGFVFVDDCNHDIDGLFATSFEAQMASIFGKTAVQKLPRNHRLYSAFFRFPDGPPATSFELNGWGDDLVHDYLKGIHIDGRLGVLYSNKDYGCEWDYDWRNKRFLAEDNTKFAVNIVMYALTN; the protein is encoded by the coding sequence GTGACTGAGAGCCGGGAATCGGGATTGGGGAATCGGGAATGGGAGAGCGGAGCAAGCTCTTCGCGGCCCGATGGTTTTCCTGCACATCCCGTTCCCGGTCTACACGCCCTGGCGGCGCCCGCGACGCGCCGTCATTTCCTTGGATTGCTGCTCGGTAGCGTCGCTGCGTTGGCGCTACCGCGGCAGGCGCGGGCGGCGGGCAATTACGATTTCTGGTTTACCCGGCTGCGCTACGACTCGGGCGATTGGGATGTGGATGCGCGCATGCCGTCCAACCTGATCACCTCGTTGATCGACTACACCCAGCTGCGCGTGGATCCGCAGGAACATGTGCTGGATCTGGCCGACCCGCGCATGTTGCAGGCGCCGTTCTGCTACCTGGCCGGGCACAAGCTGGTGGAGTTCAACCCGGCCGAGCGGCGCAATTTCGAGCACTACGTGCGCAATGGCGGTTTCGTATTCGTGGACGATTGCAATCACGATATCGATGGCTTGTTCGCGACCTCGTTCGAGGCGCAGATGGCATCGATCTTCGGCAAGACGGCAGTGCAGAAATTGCCCAGGAACCATCGTCTTTACAGCGCATTCTTCAGGTTTCCGGACGGCCCGCCGGCTACCAGCTTCGAGCTCAATGGCTGGGGCGACGATCTGGTGCACGATTATCTCAAGGGCATCCATATCGACGGTCGCCTGGGGGTGCTCTACAGCAACAAGGATTACGGCTGCGAATGGGATTACGACTGGCGCAACAAACGCTTCCTGGCCGAAGACAACACCAAATTCGCAGTCAACATCGTGATGTATGCGTTGACCAACTGA
- a CDS encoding TldD/PmbA family protein, with amino-acid sequence MSILTEAQAKAILDKVIKLSKADECTATLSGSIDGNIRFALNNVSTSGIVDNTDLQVQVAFGKRVGVATINEFDDASLERVVRRAEDLAKLAPENPEFMPAVDKQTYKASPTFSDSTAAIDPAFRAQVAADSIAPCKGKGLIAAGFLEDGQSFTAFANSKGNFGYQRGARFDYTCTVRTEDGRGSGWVGRNLKDAADFKAEQDIRIAMRKASDSAEAKALEPGKYTVILEPAAAAGLISFMMRYFDARMADEGRSFLSKKGGGNKLGEQVYDPRVNITADPWDARAAVMPWDEEGLPREKMPIVENGKIANLQYSRYWAQKNGKRAIGEPGNLLMAGGDKNIAELVRGTEKGILVTRTWYIRMVDPQTVLLTGLTRDGTFYIENGQIKYPVKNFRFNESPIIMLNNIDELGKPVRVAGDESSYVMMIPPMRLRDFTFTSLSDAV; translated from the coding sequence ATGAGCATCCTTACCGAAGCGCAGGCCAAGGCCATTCTGGACAAGGTCATCAAGCTGTCCAAGGCAGACGAGTGCACCGCCACCCTCAGCGGCTCGATTGACGGCAATATCCGTTTTGCACTCAACAACGTCTCCACCAGCGGCATTGTCGACAACACCGATCTGCAGGTGCAGGTGGCGTTCGGCAAGCGCGTGGGCGTGGCCACCATCAACGAATTCGACGATGCATCGTTGGAGCGCGTGGTCCGCCGCGCAGAAGATCTGGCCAAGCTGGCGCCGGAAAACCCGGAATTCATGCCGGCGGTGGACAAGCAGACCTACAAGGCCAGCCCCACCTTCAGCGACTCTACCGCCGCCATCGACCCGGCTTTTCGCGCGCAAGTCGCCGCCGATTCCATTGCGCCGTGCAAGGGCAAGGGCCTGATCGCTGCCGGCTTTCTAGAAGACGGCCAGAGCTTCACCGCGTTCGCCAACAGCAAGGGCAACTTCGGCTACCAGCGCGGCGCGCGCTTTGACTATACCTGCACCGTGCGTACCGAAGACGGCCGCGGCTCGGGCTGGGTTGGTCGTAACCTGAAAGACGCCGCCGACTTCAAGGCCGAGCAGGACATCCGTATCGCGATGCGCAAGGCCAGCGATTCGGCCGAAGCCAAGGCACTGGAACCTGGCAAATACACGGTGATTCTGGAGCCGGCGGCAGCGGCCGGGCTGATCTCGTTCATGATGCGCTACTTCGATGCGCGCATGGCCGACGAGGGCCGCAGCTTCCTGTCCAAGAAGGGCGGCGGCAACAAACTGGGCGAGCAGGTCTACGACCCCCGCGTGAACATCACTGCCGACCCATGGGATGCGCGTGCAGCGGTCATGCCGTGGGACGAAGAAGGCCTGCCGCGCGAGAAGATGCCCATCGTCGAAAACGGCAAGATCGCCAACCTGCAGTATTCGCGCTACTGGGCGCAGAAGAACGGCAAGCGTGCGATCGGCGAGCCGGGCAACCTGCTGATGGCTGGCGGCGACAAGAACATTGCCGAACTGGTGCGCGGCACCGAGAAGGGCATCCTGGTCACGCGCACCTGGTACATCCGGATGGTCGACCCGCAGACCGTGCTGCTGACCGGGCTGACCCGCGACGGCACGTTCTACATCGAGAACGGGCAGATCAAGTACCCGGTGAAGAATTTCCGCTTCAATGAATCGCCGATCATCATGCTCAACAACATCGACGAGCTGGGTAAACCGGTGCGCGTGGCCGGCGATGAATCCAGCTACGTGATGATGATTCCGCCGATGCGGCTGCGTGATTTCACGTTTACCTCGTTGTCGGATGCGGTGTGA
- a CDS encoding AAA family ATPase — MTSPDEDTLTAQLSQLDALRAALAQAVVGQAAVVEQLLIGLLAGGHCLLEGAPGLGKTLLVRSLGQALELQFRRVQFTPDLMPSDILGTELLEEDHGTGHRHFRFQQGPIFTNLLLADELNRTPPKTQAALLEAMSERTVSYAGTTYALPDPFFVLATQNPIEQAGTYPLPEAQLDRFLLHVRVEYPSEQEERDILSQTTGSASAQVPKVMDAASVQALQRQVRQVHVGADLLTWINRLVRASRPGPQASDAVRQWIKWGAGPRAGQSLVLASKARALLHGRLAATRDDVVALAAPVMRHRLLLSFAAEAEQRSADDVVAALLRAVPFPS; from the coding sequence ATGACCTCCCCCGACGAAGACACGCTCACTGCCCAGCTCTCGCAACTTGATGCGTTGCGCGCCGCCTTGGCCCAGGCGGTGGTGGGCCAGGCCGCGGTGGTGGAGCAGCTGTTGATCGGCTTGCTCGCCGGTGGACACTGCCTGCTGGAAGGCGCGCCCGGGCTGGGCAAGACGCTGCTGGTGCGCTCGCTCGGACAGGCACTGGAACTGCAGTTCCGCCGCGTGCAGTTCACCCCCGACTTGATGCCCAGCGACATCCTGGGCACCGAGTTGCTGGAAGAAGATCACGGCACCGGGCACCGGCATTTCCGGTTTCAACAAGGGCCGATCTTCACCAATCTGCTATTGGCCGACGAACTCAATCGCACCCCGCCCAAGACCCAGGCCGCGCTGCTGGAAGCGATGAGCGAGCGCACCGTCAGCTATGCCGGCACCACCTATGCATTGCCGGATCCGTTCTTCGTGCTGGCCACGCAAAACCCGATCGAACAGGCCGGCACCTACCCGCTGCCGGAAGCGCAGCTGGATCGCTTTTTACTGCACGTGCGCGTGGAGTACCCCAGCGAGCAGGAAGAGCGCGACATCCTCAGCCAGACCACCGGCAGTGCCAGCGCGCAGGTGCCCAAGGTGATGGACGCGGCCAGCGTGCAGGCGCTACAGCGGCAGGTGCGGCAGGTGCATGTGGGCGCGGATCTGCTGACCTGGATCAATCGCCTGGTGCGTGCCAGCCGGCCCGGGCCGCAGGCCAGCGATGCGGTGCGGCAATGGATCAAGTGGGGCGCCGGCCCGCGCGCCGGGCAGTCGCTGGTGCTGGCGTCCAAGGCGCGCGCGTTGCTGCATGGCCGGCTGGCCGCCACCCGCGACGATGTGGTGGCGCTTGCCGCGCCGGTGATGCGGCACCGGTTGCTGCTGTCCTTCGCTGCCGAAGCCGAACAACGCAGTGCCGACGATGTGGTCGCCGCGCTGCTGCGCGCGGTGCCGTTCCCGAGCTGA